One Marinitoga litoralis DNA window includes the following coding sequences:
- the fliQ gene encoding flagellar biosynthesis protein FliQ yields the protein MTLEVFIDVFRDGISVFLTIITPVLLVSLGVGLIISIFQTITSINEQTLTFAPKIIITFLVVGILFGWIAQKLIDYTYQILTTFFGMI from the coding sequence ATGACTTTAGAAGTTTTTATAGACGTTTTTAGAGATGGAATTTCTGTATTTTTAACAATCATTACACCTGTACTTTTAGTAAGTCTTGGTGTAGGTTTAATAATAAGTATATTTCAAACAATAACTTCCATAAACGAGCAAACTTTAACTTTTGCTCCAAAGATTATTATTACTTTTTTAGTTGTTGGAATATTATTTGGTTGGATTGCTCAAAAGCTTATAGATTATACTTATCAAATTTTAACTACTTTTTTTGGAATGATATAA